A portion of the Streptomyces sp. NBC_01335 genome contains these proteins:
- a CDS encoding MDR family MFS transporter, whose translation MWTKQEAGAARHFSVIFKARFGGLPRPFWILWAGTLVNRLGTMVIPFLSFYLSLERGFTATEVGVVLAVLGVGSVLSQPIGGVIADRWGRRVALTGGMLATGALMLTLGYAESTPVTVVVVFLLGVTLDLFRPASQAIVADLIPAEGRPRAFGMLLWAVNLGFALSMALGGALAREGFLTLFWIDALSCALFGVLVWRGVPEPSAQQVKTSQGRVADVLRDRVMVAFVCLTLLCAFVFVQALTTLPLAMERNGLPTSSYGLVMAVNGLTVVVLQPLLGHRLGMLDRNHGLMLGMVLMGAGNAATAWASGTLGYGAAVAVWTVGEVLLTSIGSTLVADLAPAHLRGRYNGLYGLAWGLGTFTAPLGGTRLLEAGAPVLWYTCAALCGAAALGQWALGGPVRRRVLEASGA comes from the coding sequence ATGTGGACCAAGCAGGAGGCCGGTGCCGCAAGGCACTTTTCGGTCATATTCAAGGCTAGATTCGGCGGGCTGCCCAGGCCTTTCTGGATTCTCTGGGCGGGCACTCTGGTCAACCGCCTCGGCACGATGGTCATCCCTTTTCTCTCTTTTTATCTCAGTCTCGAACGGGGATTCACGGCCACCGAAGTCGGCGTCGTTCTCGCCGTACTGGGCGTGGGAAGCGTGCTCTCCCAGCCGATCGGCGGGGTGATCGCGGACCGCTGGGGCCGGCGCGTGGCGCTGACCGGGGGGATGCTGGCCACCGGCGCACTCATGCTGACCTTGGGTTATGCCGAGAGCACCCCGGTCACCGTGGTCGTGGTGTTCCTGCTCGGCGTCACCCTGGACCTCTTCCGGCCCGCGTCCCAGGCGATCGTCGCCGACCTGATTCCGGCCGAGGGGCGCCCGCGGGCCTTCGGCATGCTGCTCTGGGCGGTGAACCTGGGCTTCGCCCTGTCCATGGCGCTCGGTGGGGCGCTGGCCAGGGAAGGGTTCCTCACCCTGTTCTGGATCGACGCCCTGAGCTGCGCATTGTTCGGGGTGCTCGTCTGGCGGGGCGTGCCGGAACCCTCCGCTCAACAGGTGAAAACCAGCCAGGGCCGGGTCGCCGACGTCCTGCGGGACCGGGTGATGGTCGCCTTCGTCTGCCTGACCCTCCTGTGCGCCTTCGTCTTCGTCCAGGCCCTCACCACGCTGCCGCTCGCCATGGAGAGGAACGGTCTGCCCACGTCCTCGTACGGCCTGGTGATGGCCGTCAACGGCCTGACCGTCGTGGTGCTCCAGCCGCTGCTCGGACACCGGCTCGGGATGCTCGACCGCAACCACGGGCTGATGCTCGGCATGGTGCTGATGGGCGCCGGCAACGCGGCCACCGCCTGGGCGTCCGGCACGCTCGGGTACGGCGCGGCGGTCGCCGTGTGGACGGTGGGCGAGGTCCTGCTGACGTCGATCGGCTCCACCCTCGTCGCCGACCTCGCCCCGGCGCACCTGCGCGGCCGGTACAACGGCCTGTACGGGCTTGCCTGGGGGCTCGGAACCTTCACCGCGCCCCTCGGCGGCACCCGTCTGCTGGAGGCGGGCGCCCCCGTCCTCTGGTACACCTGCGCCGCGCTGTGCGGTGCCGCGGCCCTCGGGCAGTGGGCCCTCGGCGGCCCGGTCCGGCGCCGGGTCCTGGAAGCCTCCGGCGCCTGA
- a CDS encoding ATP-grasp domain-containing protein, with protein MDTYETASHGVPQTARHIAPAFIRAGFPCVRVQSSPEPPAVYRSSRPTLENYAANIVHDGDLDRTLKELAPYRPTAVVAGGEYGVAFADVLSEALGLPSSNGTRLSEARRDKALMTEAVSAAGLRTARQLRVETEAELVAWHQETGGRIVVKPLRSAGGDGVSFCDTPQDSAAAFRRLMGSPDVFAATNTAVLAQEYLVGTEYIVNTASLDGQHHAAEIWRSSRYSVNGVTDMSGACYIVPRRGEEQDALVEYAFAVLDALDIRNGPAHVELKMTPQGPCLIEAGARLSGGDLPYYAQLATGESQLDWAVDAYLRPRRFLARRGEPYEIDRYFAWVALISPVEGKLSGYRDIERIASMESFRELWQLTKPGDRIVPTVDDTTYPVIINLMHEVEEMVIRDMGTIRYLDGMGFYEIAQ; from the coding sequence GTGGACACCTACGAGACGGCCTCGCACGGAGTTCCGCAGACCGCCCGCCACATAGCGCCCGCATTCATCCGGGCCGGATTCCCGTGCGTGCGCGTCCAGAGCTCTCCCGAACCGCCCGCGGTATACCGGTCGTCCCGGCCGACGCTGGAGAATTACGCGGCGAACATCGTGCACGACGGAGACCTCGACCGGACCCTGAAGGAACTGGCCCCCTACCGGCCGACCGCGGTGGTGGCCGGCGGCGAGTACGGCGTCGCCTTCGCCGACGTCCTCAGCGAGGCCCTCGGGCTCCCCTCCTCCAACGGCACCCGCCTCAGCGAAGCCCGCAGGGACAAGGCCCTGATGACGGAGGCCGTCAGCGCGGCGGGCCTGCGCACGGCCCGGCAGCTGCGCGTCGAGACCGAGGCCGAACTGGTCGCCTGGCACCAGGAGACCGGCGGCCGGATCGTCGTCAAGCCGCTGCGCAGCGCGGGCGGCGACGGTGTCTCGTTCTGCGACACCCCGCAGGACTCGGCCGCCGCGTTCCGCCGCCTCATGGGCTCCCCCGACGTCTTCGCCGCCACCAACACCGCCGTCCTCGCCCAGGAGTACCTGGTGGGTACGGAGTACATCGTCAACACGGCCAGCCTCGACGGACAGCACCACGCCGCCGAGATCTGGCGGAGCTCCCGGTACTCGGTGAACGGCGTCACCGACATGTCCGGTGCCTGCTACATCGTGCCGCGCCGGGGCGAGGAGCAGGACGCGCTGGTCGAGTACGCCTTCGCCGTGCTGGACGCGCTGGACATCCGCAACGGCCCCGCGCACGTGGAACTCAAGATGACCCCGCAGGGCCCCTGTCTCATCGAGGCCGGAGCCCGCCTTTCGGGTGGCGACCTGCCGTACTACGCGCAGCTGGCCACCGGCGAGTCCCAGCTCGACTGGGCCGTCGACGCCTACCTCCGGCCGCGGCGTTTCCTCGCCCGCCGGGGCGAGCCCTACGAGATCGACCGGTATTTCGCGTGGGTGGCCTTGATCTCTCCGGTCGAAGGCAAACTTTCGGGATACCGGGACATCGAGCGGATTGCCTCGATGGAAAGCTTCCGTGAACTGTGGCAGCTCACCAAGCCCGGGGACCGGATCGTGCCTACCGTGGACGACACGACATATCCCGTGATCATCAATCTCATGCATGAAGTGGAAGAGATGGTCATCCGCGACATGGGAACCATCCGATATCTCGACGGAATGGGTTTCTATGAAATCGCGCAGTGA
- a CDS encoding DUF2000 family protein yields the protein MTSELLRTAIAVDKSLDAGAVANASAIVMGQLARLDDRVYADDVRDSEGSLHAGIRFNTMVLAGRSSHLTALAEAARAENLPTAVFTVEGRSLSNSFEEYRDLIARSAPGELTVCAVGVLGEHELVRTLTKRFSVYRG from the coding sequence GTGACGTCCGAACTCCTGCGGACCGCCATCGCGGTCGACAAGTCGCTCGACGCCGGAGCGGTCGCCAACGCGTCCGCGATCGTCATGGGACAGCTGGCGCGCCTCGACGACCGCGTCTACGCGGACGACGTGCGCGACTCGGAGGGCTCGCTCCACGCGGGCATCCGCTTCAACACCATGGTGCTCGCCGGCCGCAGCAGCCACCTGACCGCCCTCGCGGAGGCCGCCCGGGCCGAGAACCTGCCCACCGCGGTGTTCACCGTCGAGGGCCGGTCCCTCAGCAACTCCTTCGAGGAGTACCGGGACTTGATCGCCCGGTCCGCGCCCGGCGAGCTCACCGTGTGCGCGGTCGGCGTCCTCGGCGAGCACGAGCTCGTCCGCACCCTCACCAAGCGCTTCAGCGTGTACCGCGGCTGA